A portion of the Pomacea canaliculata isolate SZHN2017 linkage group LG13, ASM307304v1, whole genome shotgun sequence genome contains these proteins:
- the LOC112554576 gene encoding regulator of G-protein signaling 9-binding protein-like — protein MRSSSVDPWTDSQPIQECTKLAYALSKEIALFCNLSMGLGGVSDSDRLRDELRQSRDRACALAHENKIILLPLLKSTRKSSDTRGELERLYRLYSACLEFFEIQLLKVRSLLALFPLHTETCLFINTGIADPLSILSRATTCASKDSPFRRRRSSDDQKFVTKEKDELERIKKEAANIQEILYNVSSTVDIPPWEIIETTKQNGRSRSTSPDPSAGRQKEPLHVPSSPLRRRRVLLVILLTLTVLALLAIAIAVPMAMSKENG, from the exons ATGCGTTCCAGTTCAGTGGACCCTTGGACTGACAGTCAACCGATACAAGAATGCACAAAG ctggcTTATGCGCTGAGCAAAGAGATAGCTTTGTTCTGCAACCTGTCCATGGGTCTGGGAGGCGTCTCCGACTCCGACCGTCTGCGGGACGAACTGCGCCAGAGTCGAGACCGAGCATGCGCTTTGGCGcacgaaaacaaaattatcttaCTTCCGTTGTTGAAAAG CACCAGAAAAAGCAGCGACACTCGAGGGGAGTTGGAGCGGCTTTACCGTCTTTACTCAGCCTGTCTGGAGTTCTTCGAGATACAACTACTGAAAGTGCGGTCTCTGCTGGCTCTCTTTCCCCTGCACACAG AAACTTGCCTCTTCATCAATACTGGCATCGCGGACCCTCTCAGCATCCTGTCTCGAGCCACTACCTGTGCATCGAAGGACTCGCCTTTCAGGAGGCGGCGGTCCTCGGACGATCAGAAGTTCGTAACCAAGGAGAAGGACGAACTGGAGCGAATAAAGAA GGAAGCCGCCAACATCCAGGAGATCCTGTACAATGTCAGCAGCACGGTGGACATCCCTCCATGGGAGATCATCGAGACAACGAAGCAAA ATGGAAGAAGCCGAAGCACCTCTCCTGATCCCAGTGCCGGTCGCCAGAAGGAGCCTCTGCAC GTCCCCTCAAGTCCTCTTCGACGACGACGGGTGCTGCTGGTTATTTTGTTGACGCTGACCGTGCTGGCCCTCCTGGCCATTGCCATTGCAGTTCCGATGGCAATGTCAAAAGAGAATGGATGA